From Candidatus Zixiibacteriota bacterium, a single genomic window includes:
- the ccsA gene encoding cytochrome c biogenesis protein CcsA: MVLGDFLLVLCLLGVVFSALLFLLSSSGDKKILSWAKKVYYLTFLFALLATADLFYLFLTHNFQTSYVYGYSSSDLPFFYLISSFWAGQEGTFLLWLFIGLLLGLFLIRKKDDQLQGHVLFFYLLVQVFLLVLLLKKSPFELLSDVPPEGKGLNPLLKDPWMVSHPPLVFIGYAAIAIPFAYALAALIKNKYDTWIKSSLPWVGFSALTLGAGIFVGGFWAYKVLGWGGYWGWDPVENASLIPWLTTVALVHGFILEKNKNSLRKTNLFLGIISFLLVLYGTFLTRSGVLADFSVHSFADLGLNKYLIFFLILFSAFSLGMLIYRSS; this comes from the coding sequence ATGGTTTTGGGTGATTTTCTTCTGGTTCTCTGTCTTTTAGGAGTCGTTTTTTCAGCTCTGCTTTTTCTGTTGAGCTCAAGTGGAGATAAAAAGATATTGTCCTGGGCTAAAAAGGTTTATTATCTGACTTTTCTTTTTGCATTGCTGGCAACTGCGGACCTTTTTTACCTTTTCTTAACGCATAACTTCCAGACCTCATATGTTTACGGCTACAGCTCATCTGACCTGCCTTTCTTTTATCTGATATCCTCTTTCTGGGCAGGGCAGGAGGGGACATTCCTCTTATGGCTTTTCATCGGGCTCCTGTTAGGTCTTTTCCTGATCAGGAAAAAAGATGACCAGTTGCAAGGGCACGTTCTGTTCTTCTACCTTCTGGTGCAGGTATTCCTGTTGGTGTTGTTGTTAAAGAAAAGTCCGTTTGAGCTATTGTCTGATGTGCCTCCTGAGGGAAAAGGACTCAATCCGCTTCTGAAAGACCCCTGGATGGTGTCTCATCCTCCTCTGGTGTTTATCGGGTACGCAGCGATAGCCATTCCGTTCGCCTATGCACTGGCAGCTCTGATCAAGAATAAATATGATACCTGGATTAAATCCTCTCTGCCCTGGGTAGGATTCTCTGCCCTGACCCTGGGTGCCGGGATTTTCGTGGGAGGGTTCTGGGCTTACAAAGTTTTAGGCTGGGGAGGTTACTGGGGTTGGGACCCGGTGGAAAATGCTTCCCTGATTCCCTGGCTTACGACTGTGGCTTTAGTTCACGGATTCATCTTAGAAAAAAATAAAAATAGCCTCAGGAAAACCAATCTTTTCTTGGGAATAATTTCTTTTCTACTGGTGCTGTATGGAACGTTCCTCACCCGGAGCGGAGTCCTGGCAGATTTTTCCGTGCATTCGTTTGCTGATTTGGGACTGAATAAATATCTGATTTTCTTTCTGATTCTGTTCAGTGCTTTCTCTTTGGGTATGCTGATTTACCGTTCTTC
- a CDS encoding cytochrome c maturation protein CcmE encodes MKLKYVIGIGIILIFVVFGALSFRKNLTPYVGFKEAMSSNTSVQIIGEIIPEDTRYDLENHQFYFSLKDPKGEKMKVVFNGVKPANFEQATNVVAIGKYQDGVFSADQILVKCPSKYQGGK; translated from the coding sequence ATGAAATTAAAATATGTAATCGGCATTGGAATAATTTTGATATTCGTAGTTTTCGGTGCCCTATCTTTCAGGAAAAACCTGACCCCCTATGTGGGATTTAAAGAGGCGATGAGCTCCAATACCTCGGTTCAGATAATCGGTGAGATAATCCCGGAGGATACAAGATACGACCTGGAGAATCATCAATTTTATTTCAGCCTGAAAGATCCAAAAGGGGAGAAGATGAAAGTGGTTTTCAACGGGGTGAAACCAGCTAATTTTGAGCAGGCAACCAACGTTGTGGCTATAGGCAAATATCAGGATGGGGTCTTCTCTGCGGATCAGATTTTGGTTAAATGCCCTTCAAAATACCAGGGAGGTAAATAA
- a CDS encoding CcmD family protein, translating into MSANLGVMVVVLIIWLGVFIYLLRLDKKVKELEKK; encoded by the coding sequence ATGTCTGCAAATTTAGGAGTGATGGTCGTGGTCTTAATCATCTGGCTGGGAGTATTCATCTATCTACTGCGGCTGGATAAGAAGGTGAAGGAGTTAGAGAAGAAATGA
- a CDS encoding cytochrome c biogenesis protein, translating to MWWKILTGLLIGTVVVLVFLMPPPQKELGDISRIFFFHVPVAWVTVLAFLVAMVNSILYLSRKDPVYDLQAAISSQLGFLFAILATVSGAIFAKNAWGSYWNWDPRETSVFILLLIYGAYLALRSAIEAEDRKANLSAVYSILAFITVPFLVFVVPRVFQSLHPTDSIVNSQIKIQMPPLVLLVFLSSLLGFSLLFVWIYNLEVKLNILYKKAKEIHSVG from the coding sequence ATGTGGTGGAAAATCTTGACGGGTTTGCTGATTGGAACAGTGGTGGTCTTGGTGTTTTTGATGCCTCCTCCCCAAAAAGAATTGGGTGATATTTCCCGGATATTTTTCTTTCACGTGCCTGTTGCCTGGGTCACGGTTTTGGCTTTTTTAGTGGCTATGGTAAACAGCATCCTGTATCTATCAAGAAAAGATCCGGTTTACGACCTTCAAGCAGCAATTTCCTCTCAGCTCGGATTTCTATTTGCGATTTTAGCCACAGTCTCTGGTGCGATTTTCGCCAAAAATGCCTGGGGCTCTTACTGGAACTGGGATCCAAGGGAAACCTCAGTTTTCATTCTCCTTTTGATCTATGGAGCATATCTGGCTCTACGCTCAGCTATTGAAGCGGAGGACAGGAAGGCTAATCTTTCTGCGGTTTACTCAATCTTAGCCTTCATCACGGTTCCTTTTCTGGTCTTTGTGGTTCCCAGAGTGTTTCAGTCTTTACATCCCACAGACTCGATAGTAAATTCGCAGATTAAAATCCAGATGCCACCTCTGGTCTTACTGGTATTCTTAAGCTCGCTTTTGGGGTTTAGCTTGCTTTTTGTCTGGATATATAACTTAGAAGTCAAGTTGAATATTTTATATAAAAAGGCAAAAGAAATCCATTCTGTCGGATAA
- a CDS encoding heme exporter protein CcmB — protein sequence MGTKSSTWTSRVLALFLKDFKSELRTRYSLNALVMFAVITLTVVSFSIGMFSLSSKVKSSLFWIVIFFSAMSGLAQVFIKEEEAKTSTLLKLVASAEAIFAGKLLYNLVLLLFLEIIIVPLFIIMLGFSILNFWLFLCVLVLGSLGLVCSTTIIAAIVAKASVKGALFAVLSFPILLPLLVTVISGTNLASEGASFSQGLRDLQILFSYTVVMFVASFMLFDFVWEE from the coding sequence ATGGGGACAAAATCCTCAACCTGGACCAGCAGGGTTTTAGCTTTATTTCTTAAAGATTTCAAATCAGAGCTACGCACCCGCTATAGCCTGAACGCTTTAGTGATGTTCGCGGTGATTACCCTGACTGTGGTCAGCTTTTCTATCGGGATGTTCTCTTTGAGCTCGAAGGTTAAATCGTCCCTTTTCTGGATCGTCATCTTTTTCTCAGCTATGTCCGGGCTGGCTCAGGTATTCATAAAAGAGGAAGAGGCAAAAACCTCGACTCTATTAAAACTGGTAGCTTCGGCCGAGGCTATCTTTGCGGGGAAGTTGCTTTATAATCTGGTTCTTTTGCTTTTTCTGGAGATAATCATTGTTCCTTTATTTATCATAATGTTAGGGTTTTCGATTTTAAATTTCTGGCTGTTTTTATGCGTATTAGTCTTAGGTAGTTTAGGCCTGGTATGCTCAACAACCATAATTGCAGCCATTGTGGCTAAAGCCAGCGTAAAAGGAGCGCTCTTTGCAGTTCTTTCTTTTCCAATACTTCTGCCTCTTCTGGTTACGGTAATCTCTGGAACGAATTTAGCATCTGAGGGAGCCTCATTTTCACAAGGGCTGAGGGATCTGCAGATACTTTTTTCTTATACTGTGGTGATGTTTGTGGCGTCGTTCATGTTATTTGATTTTGTGTGGGAGGAATAA
- the ccmA gene encoding heme ABC exporter ATP-binding protein CcmA codes for MISLEAKNLAKSFGFRKVFEGINFSLRGKESLVITGKNGSGKSTLLKILAGLLRPSKGEVNINLESQIKNRGERRKLISFVAPDLSLYDELTALENLEFLANVQGLDFKPDKLNKKLDEVGLKGRGEDRVSSYSSGMKQRLKYIFALLSEPQILLLDEPGSNLDEPGLFLLDNIIAEQKKRGILVLATNDKREIKYGDKILNLDQQGFSFIS; via the coding sequence ATGATTTCATTAGAGGCCAAGAACTTAGCTAAAAGCTTCGGTTTCAGAAAAGTCTTCGAGGGGATCAATTTTTCGCTCAGGGGAAAAGAATCCCTGGTCATTACTGGCAAAAATGGTTCTGGCAAGAGCACCCTTCTGAAGATTTTAGCTGGTTTGTTGAGACCATCAAAGGGTGAAGTAAATATTAATCTGGAAAGTCAAATAAAAAATAGGGGAGAAAGAAGAAAACTCATAAGTTTTGTTGCGCCGGACCTATCATTATATGATGAGCTAACCGCGTTAGAAAACCTGGAGTTCCTGGCTAACGTGCAGGGTTTAGATTTCAAGCCAGATAAATTGAACAAAAAGCTGGATGAAGTAGGCTTAAAGGGCAGAGGAGAAGATCGGGTATCATCATATTCTTCAGGAATGAAACAAAGATTAAAATATATTTTTGCCTTGCTGAGCGAACCTCAGATTTTGCTTTTAGACGAGCCGGGAAGCAATTTGGACGAGCCTGGCCTTTTTCTTTTGGATAATATAATAGCGGAACAGAAAAAGAGAGGGATTTTAGTTTTAGCCACGAATGATAAAAGGGAAATCAAATATGGGGACAAAATCCTCAACCTGGACCAGCAGGGTTTTAGCTTTATTTCTTAA